In Parasegetibacter sp. NRK P23, the genomic stretch GTCGAACCCGCTCATACTGGTCGTGGTCATTTTGGTACCGTTCACAATATCATAATCGAAGCGGAAGTTGAAGAAGGCGGAAATTTTAAGCCTGTTTTTCCAGGTGGCGGATGGGCCGAAACCGCCCGTAAACTTAGGGTTGCTGTTTCCAAGATATACCACATCCATATAGTTGATGTTGCCATCTTTGTTGATGTCTTCATACATGGCGTCTCCGGGCTGGAAAATATAGTCCACTGAAGGATAGTTGAAACGCATGTAAACCGGTTGGCCGTTAGGGCCGACAATTGGCTTCCCGTCGCTGCCATTCGCGATGGTAGAAGCCTGGTCCTTATACACACCATTGTACCTGTATCCGTAGAATGATCCGAAGGGATTATCCACCTGAAGAAGGCGAAGGTATTCACCGTTGCGTGCCACATCCCCACGGCTTGCGGGATAGAATTCAGATATTTCGCGGATGATGTTCTGGTTCTGGGAGAAGTTGAAATCGAACCCGATGGTAAGGTCTTTGGTTTTGTAGGGCTGGGTCCAAACGGCCACTTCCCATCCGAGGTTGTCCATGGTACCCACGTTCATGTCCACGTTATTGTATCCCGTAAAAGAAGATATCTGCAGCCCTTCAAAAAGCATGTCTTTGGTACGGTTGCGGTAAAGGTCCACATCCGCGCGGAGGCGTCCTCTGAACATGCTGATGTTTGCGCCAACGTTGGTACCTACCAGTGTTTCCCAACGCAGGTTTTTGAGTTCCATGCTGGAAGGGAACACACCGCTCTGGCCCAGGTAGCCCCAGTTGAAAGTCGCGTACTTGTTGTAGAAGGTGTAGTCGAACCGGGGCGCCCTGCCGCTTTGTCCATAGCTGACACGGAAACTCAGGTCATCGAGTTTCTTGAAATTTTTCAGGAATTTCTCATCCGAAACGCGCCACCGGGCTGAAATGGAAGGAAACAGGCCATACCTGTAAGAGGGCCCGAACCTGGAGTTGCCATCACCCCTAACGGAGGCGCTGATGATGTATTTCTCTCTGAAATCGTATTGCATCATGGCTACCGCGCCGATGTTGCGCGACTGGTTCACCACGGAAACGGCCCTCAGTTCTTCATTTTGTGTCCTGGAAGGAATAGAAGGATCCACCAGCAGTGAAGAGGCGGTATTTGAGGTAATGATCTCCTGGTTCACCGCCTTGTAATCGCTGGTAAGGAAGGTGAGGGAACTGATGAGGTGGTGGTTAAGGTTTTTAAGCGTGGGGGTATAAAGCAGTTGTGCTTTGGTGCCTACGTTAAAAATGTCAATATCTCCGTCGTAAGCCCTGTTCACTACGGTTTCGGTATTGGGGCGACCGGTAGCGATCTGGGGAAGAAAACTTTTGTTTTTGGTATTGTTGATATCAAACTGCACATCGAATGTGGCGCGCAGTGTTCCTCTGATGATCTGGTAATCGAGCTGGAACCTGGGTACGATTCTTTCGCCCAGCACGCTGAACTTGGCTTCCTGCGCCATGGCAACGGGGTTGTAGATGCGTGAATACTGGCCCTGCACGTTGGCTGCGGGAGAAAGGTAGTTGGGTGTAAGGTTACCGAACTCATCGTATTCAAACACACTCATATTGGGCATTTTCAGGTAGGCTACGTTCCTGATGGCGCCTTCGTTTGAACTGAGGTAGTTCCTGTTCTGGTTGGTGTGCGTATAGGCGAAGCTGGTGAAGATTTTTATCTTTTCAGAAATGTCGTAATCGAGGTTGATCCTGGTATTGATTCTGTTAAGCGAGGTGCCGAGTGTGGTACCTGTTTGGCCGAAATAGCCAACGGATGCGAAGTATTTGGCTTTGGCGCCTCCTCCGTTCATGCTGATGGTATTGTCCATCAGGTATCCCTGCCGGCTGATCTCATCCACCCAATTGGTGTTGTTGCTGTAATTATAGTACCAGTAGGGATCGTTGGGATCGTAGTTGAATTCCCGCACCGTCTGGCTGTTCAGCGTACTACCGATGCGGTTCATGAAACCTTCCGGTATGAGCGTGGAATACTGGTCGCCGTTCAGCATGGGAATAGGCTTGGGCAGTATGGAGGTGGAGCCTTTGAACGTGTAGGTAATACTGGGCTTTCCTCTTGATCCCCGCTTGGTGGTAATCACGAGTACGCCATTTGCGGCGCGGGAACCCCATACAGCGGTAGCCGCGGCGTCTTTCAACGCGGTAATCTCCAGGATGTCGGCCGGGGAAATGTTCAGCAACTGCGCATAACCTTGTTCATCTGCCGCGCCGAAGTTGAAATCGCCTGGAATTTCCGTTTCATAAGGCATTCCATCTACCACGATCAATGGATTCCCAACCGAGTTGATGGATGACACCCCACGAATACGGATGTTCATGGCGGCGCCCGGGTCTCCGCTGGAAGCGGTAATATCAACGCCACTCATTCTTCCCTGCAATGCCTGGTCAATGCTCACGGCCTGCATTTCTTCCAGGTCTTTCGCGCTTACCCTTGAAACCGCGGTGGTAAGGTTTTTTTCTGGAATCGGGAGCAGTCCGTTGTTAGATCTTTTCGCGTTGATAACAACCACTTCATCCATTGATGATCCGGCGCCGTCTTCCAGCGAAAAGTTGATGGTTGTTCTTCCTCCGATTCTTTGCGCCGTGGTCACATAACCAATGCTGGAAACGGATATTTCATTTTTGGTGTTGGTCACTTTAAGCACATAGTTCCCTTCAATGTCGGTAGCGGCGCCTTTAATGATCCTGCCGTCGGCGTCCATTTCAGAAACAGATGCGCCGGAGACAGGCTTTTTTGTTTTTTTATCCGTCACCTTTCCCTTCACCACTACACCAGCGGTTTGCGCCCATCCATGCAGGCTCCAGCCACCCGCCAGCAGCAGCACAACAAAAATTCTTATACAATAATTTTTCATTTCTATTGAGTTTGGGGGTTATGGCCTGTAGGTAAGGTAGTTGTTGGTTAAGTGTATCATGCAGCGTGTGCTGAGGTAGTTGCTGCCCGGTATCAGCACATTGGCCGAACGGCCGGCCACATCGGTAACCGTCATGGCATTGGCCACGTTATTGTTCACGAAAATGGTGGTTGGGTCGCCATTGGGCGTTTTGTACATGGTTTCAAATGCACCGCTCTCCACGCCATCGGTGGCCACCGCTTTTTTATTGAGGATATGGTAGTAAATGAAATTGTTCACCAGTTCCTTATCGGCCAACGATGCCGGATTGAAAGCCGGTACTTTATTGGGCGCCGTGCCTGTTCCTGGAAGCAGCCCCGCGTTCACCGCGGCAACGATGGCTGCATTGTCCGGAATAAAAAACGTGTAAAAAGTACCCGCGGCAACGCCCTGAATTTCACCCGTGGTTACATTGTAAATGGATGAGTTCCTCAGGTATTGCCAGAAATGGTTAAACGCCGATCCAACGGGTGTTCCCAGTTTCTCTATGTGCTTTCCGATGGAAGACTCACTAAAATTGAGAATACGGTCTATATAATGAACGGTGCCGTTTTTAGCGGTCTTGGTTTGAAGGATGGTGGCTACATTAGAAGAGTCCACATTGCCTGAAGAGAATACCGTATTGTTCTCGTACCTGATGTGTTCTCCGCCGTAACTCATGGCCACACCGTACGGAGCCGCATTCGTAATATCAGTTTCGGGAATCACATGGAGGTTCAGTACACGAATGAGCCTTACCAGCGCGGAGGAGCCTGTAAGGTCTGCACCCCCGTTCGGCGGGTGGTAACGCCATTGCAGGTTTACATCGTTGCTCACGGTGGGATCAACGGTATAACCAGCCTGGTTCAGTACGTCGTTGCTCAACATGAACAAGGTGTACTTCTGGTATATATTCGATACCTGAAACTTCAACTCTATATTCAGCAGCGAGGCCATCATGGAATATTTCGGATCCAGGTAGGCTTTTCCGTAAACACTGCTGAACACGTTGGATTCCTGCACTTTGTTGGTTCCGTAAAAGAAGCCGTTGCTGAGTATTTTCTTATCAGCGATATCCGACGCCGGATTAAAACGGGCTTCTTCTCCCAGGAAGTTCAATGTACTGCCGAACTTGCTGGGCCATACCGCAGACTGCCACAAGTGCGCGTTAATAAAATCGTAGATAACGTTTATCGGCAGGTTCTCTTCTTTTTTATAATGTTCCAGCAATACCGTATTGATGTAGTTTTTAAGTACGTCGTTGGTGGGCACGAACATCGTGTATCCATTGCTTTGTCCGTCGTTGTCCTGTTGTTTCAGGAAGTTCTCGTTATTGGGAGAAAAAGCAAGCGCAGAGTTGAATACCTGGGTAAATACCTGGTCGGAGACTCCGTTCAACGCCTGGTAACGCTGTGTTACACTTGCGTTCAGCACGTGCTGTGTGAGGTACTTGTCGAACAGTCTTTTAAATTCGCTGTACTGAGGATTGGCCGCGATGTACTGGTGCAGGCCGGGCAGGGCGGTGATTACTTTGTTGATCACATGTATTACGCCGTTCTCCGCGGTAATGTCTTTCTCCGTAACAACGGCATCCACCACATTGAAACCTGTATAGGGCGTATTGGGATAGAAGTATTTGTAATCGGCTTCTGAAAGGTTTTTCGCCTGAAGGAAATTGTCAACGAAGTAGGGGATGTACTTGTTGTTATTGTCGGCATCCACGTAATAATTGAGGCCGGTTGTATTGTTCCTGTTGGAGGCAATGGCTTTCACCGGCTGTCCATCTTTATTAACATCATCGAAAACACCGGTGTAGTAGGCGGTTCTCCTTTTAAACGCGCTATTGGCCACCCAGCCCGTGTTGGCCTGGTAATCACCAATACGTTCCTTTTTGAATGCATTGTACACCAGGCAATAGGTTACAATCTGCCGGCAGGTAGCGGAGTCCAGCTCCCGGGCGCTTGTAAGATTTTTGGATTGAAGGTAAACCTGGAAAGCAGAGTCGTGGGGCGCGAAAAATGTCCAGTATCCCGATTTGCCCAGAATGTCCTTATATTTTGCCTTATCAATGCAAATCAGCAATTGCGTGAAGTTGCCCTTCGCTTCAAGTTGCTGGTAAATAGGCGCATCCAGCCATTCCGGGCGACTATAATATTCGTCCCATTCTTTTTTCCTGCAGTGCACAAGCACAAGCGAAAACACCAGGAACAGGAATATTGTCTGTAATGGTTTGGTCATAGCAAACTAGCTTGGTGAATGATGATTTAAGTAAGAAGATTACGGTATATGGCAGTTAATAAGCTAATGGAGAATGGGATGTACGAAATAAGTGTTACCCCCGGCACACACGTACTGTCCAGGTGAAGGATAGAAAAAACAAACAGGTGAAGAACAGGCAACCCTTTGAAAAAGGGATGCTATGGCAACCTTGAGCATCGCAAACATGGCAAGCAGATTAGTTGGTTAAAAATGAGCAAATCGTCAGCAATCAATGGCGCTTTTAAGCACCCTACGCCGTAAAAGTAACTATCCCGTTTACGGAACTATCCTGCCGTATCCTGTGAGCCGCATCCGGGAACGATTGCGTAAAATAATTTTTTAGTCAAAAAAAATAATACTATTCACTTAAAACAGGATGGTGCGGGAGGGTTCTCCCTTTCATTGAGCTATTTTCGTCCGAACGAATACCGCCATGATTTTTTCCGGTTGCTCAAAGTCCGCCATGATTCACTTATAAAATGAAAACTTCTTCGGATTGCTCCTCACCTATCAGACATTTCAACCAATGAAACGATTCTTCTCCCTGCTCTGCTTCACGATTCTTTCGGTTATTACAGGCCGGGCTCAACACCTCCGGTTCGATTTCGGAAACGGTAAAACCGAAAAAGGGTATACCAGGATTACGCCAGACACAAAATTCAATACCACCACCGGCTATGGGTTCCTTGGCAATGCCGCACCCATCGTTTCCGTGGAAAGAAAAGGAAAAAAGAACCTCTTTTCCGATTACTGCACCTCTTCGCAACCTTTCTTTTTTTCAGTAATACTTCCTGAAGGCAACTACGATGTAACCGTAATCACCGGCGATGCGGAAGGGCCCTCAACCACTACCATCAAGGCGGAATGCCGCAGGCTCATGGTGGAAAAAGCTGTTACCGCAACCGGAAATTTTTTACGGAACAAATTCACGGTGAATATCCGCGACAGTATCATCCATGCCACCGGTGAAAAAGTACGGTTGAAACCCCGTGAAAAAACATACCTCCACTGGGACAATGCCCTGACCCTGGAGTTCAGCAACGAAGCACCAAAAATTTGCGGGATAGAAATCAAAAGAAACACTTCGGCCACAACTGTGTTCCTCGCCGGGAACTCCACCGTGGTGGACCAGGCACAGGAACCTTTCGCGGCATGGGGACAAATGATCCCGGCTTTCTTTCAACCCGGAAAAGTAGTATTCGCGAATTATGCGGAATCGGGAGAAGCGCTGCGCAGCTTCGCCTCCGCCCGAAGACTGGATAAAATCATCAGCCTGATGAAAAAAGGCGATTATCTTTTTATTGAATTCGCCCACAACGATCAGAAACCAGGAAGCGCACACGTAGAGCCATTCACTACTTACAAGGAACAACTGAAAAAGTACATCACCGCGGCAAGAAGCAAAGGCGGTATCCCGGTACTGGTTACTTCCATGCACAGACGAAATTTTGATCCGAACGGAAAAATCATCAATACCCTCGGTGATTATCCCGCCGCCATGCGTGAAACCGCCCGGGAAGAAGATGTGGCGCTTATCGATCTTAATGAGATGAGCAAAACACTGTATGAAGCCCTGGGCGAAACACCGTCTTTGAAAGCGTTTGTTCACTACCCGGCCAACAGTTTTCCCAACCAGCCCGAACCCATAAAAGACAATACGCATTTCAGCAACTATGGCGCGTATGAACTGGCAAAATGTATGGTAACCGGAATCCGGCAATCCATCCCGGCTTTGGCGCGGCAACTTAAAAAAGACCTGCCGGTTTTTGATCCGGCTGAACCCTCTCCCGCCGAAGCATTTGTGCTGCCGCATAGTCCGTTGTCCCCGGTGGTTAAACCCGACGGCAATTAATGCCTATCTTTAGTTCAATCATTACAGTTTATGAAAATAACGATCGCTCTTTTCTCCACCTTATTATTGCTTTCATTTATGCCCGTTCAGCAAAAAAAAAGAATCGTGTTCTTCGGTGATTCCATCACACAGGCAGGTGCAAATAAGGGTGGCTATATTCAACGCATCGACAGTATGCTTAAATCTTCCGGGAAAAGCGCCGGGTATGAATTGATGGGCGCGGGCATTGGAGGAAATAAAATTTACGACCTCTATCTCCGGATGGAAGAAGATGTTCTTGCTAAAAATCCTGATATCGTGGTAATATGGGTGGGCGTAAATGATGTATGGCACAAACGAACTTCCGGAACTGGTACGGATCCCGATAAGTTCCTCCGCTTTTACAACGCGGTTATCAAAAAACTCCGTGATAAAAACATCAAAGTAGTGTTGTGCACACCCGCGGCTATCGGTGAAAAAACGGACTTCACCAACGAACTGGACGGCGATCTCAACAAATACGCATCCTTTATACGCGACCTCGCAAAGAAAAATGACTGTGGTCTGATCGACCTCAGGAAATCATTCCTCGATTATAACCTGAAACACAATTCAGAAAATAAAGAATCAGGTATCCTCACCACCGACCGGGTGCACCTGAATGAAAAGGGAAATCAATTCGTTGCGGAAGAAATGATGAAAGTCCTGTTCTAGGACTTTCTCTTTCCTCCGGCTACTAATAATACGATACCCGCCACCGCGGTGATGCCGCCTGCATAAGAGGGCCACCCGATGGTTTTGTTTTCTTTCTTATTGATTTCCACGGGCCCGAGATCGGCCACTTCTTTCTCCGTGGTAAAATTCACTTCTCTGAATACAATCATGGCAATGCCAGCGATCAATAGAATAACACCTAATATTCTCATGTTGGTAAATTTTAGTTATTGAACTGTTTCTCTGCCGCTTCCGCTTTTCTGGTTCTTTTTGATGACGCCGGAACCGAGAATAGTAGCGAAAAACCCAAGTATCGGGTTAAGTACCGCACTGTTGATGATGATGTTCAGAAACATATCATCTTTATGAATATCTCCGCCTTGTGCCGGTAAATCCTCCAGCATTTCAGCATCAACATAATTACCTTTTTGTATGTAAAACAAGATGATCCCCAAAACAGTAGCTACAGCCACGCCGTGAATAAGGCTCCATACCCCCGTCTTAAACAAAACCCTGGTAGAGGCGTTTCCACCGGCCATTTTGTTCAGCCAGATCAGCCCGGATAATATGGACAGGAAAAAAAGCCCGTTTCCGATGTACAACAGAACAATATTTTCGTAATGACTGTTAAAAGCAAATATGGCCAGGAATATGAGATAAAGTATGGCGGCTGTAAAAGCGATCTTCAGAATGTTCTTTGTAAACATAGCTTCTGATTTCCGGTATCCTATTAAAAAATCGTTCCTGCCGGGCCAGGCACGGATTTTTTTAGTATGACCACAAACATGAACTATGAATACTTTTACTCACTCCGTAAAACAGTATATCGAGGGCATTGGAGGTGCTTTACTCTTCAATACCGGTAATGATGTACTGAAAATGCCTACCCAATTGGTTCAAACTCTTGTAACCGATGAAAAAGGGCAGGTCTGGATCCTGGTTCCAAAGCCACTCCAGCAAATCGAGCAGTTTCATCCCCACTTTCCCGCGAGACTCCATTACTACAAAAAAGGACATCCGGTGGCACTTCAGGTTTATGGAAAAGCAACCATTGTTACCGATCCGGAAACCGTGTCTGTTTTTAAACTCGAACACCATAACGCTCAATGGGATACGAATACCATGATGCTGGTGCACGTGCAGATCCAGCATGTGGAAGTGTTTGACCTCGCGCCCAAAAAAGCATTCAGCAAATCCGGGATCATGGATTGGTTCAACAGCCTGGTACAGTGGTTGTTCGGCAGGAAAAAACCAGCTTACCGCCATGAATGGGCCATTGCGGGAGAATCTACTGAGTTGGTGTATGTTGGCTGATTGTTATTCAGTTTAATGTTGTGACGAAGGCGTTCATGTTTTTTATCCGTACCAATCGCTTTCGTTACAAGAACTTTCGGTTTATCAACAGCAACGTCGCTGAAGCTGTGCTATTTGTGCGCATTAATCCATTACGTAAAGAGTTTAAGTGTAATATTCTAATGGGCTAAATGATTATGTTTTTAATAAGGAAATTATACAGCACCGGCGTGTTTTTTCACCGATAGTGCCGATAGAATTTCACCTGTACCGGTAGCGCATTTGCCCGTCGGTGGCACCGCTAATAAAGGATTTCTAAGAAACTGGTCATTCTATTAAAGCCTTTCTATCGGCTTTCAGCAGAAAATCACCGTAAGCGTAACCAGTCTTTTGGCCGAATAAGTATGTTATAAAAACGGATTTTTCATTGTAGATTTTTTTACCCGCACTGTGCGGTACAGGATTTTGATGTTTATACTTTAAATAATCCCTTTATGCCTGCTAATCTGACGATTCTTCAGTTTTTCCATTGGTACACGCCTAACGATGGCAATTGGTGGAAACATGTTTCCGAAACGGCGCCTTTTATTAAAAGCGCGGGCTTTACCCATGTTTGGTTGCCGCCGGCTTATAAATCAGGATGGGGCGCTTCCGAACCAGGTTATGCGGTATACGATCTTTTTGACTTGGGAGAGTTCGATCAGAAAGGCTCCGTGCGCACCAAACACGGTACGCGGGATGAATACCTAAAAGCAATCAGGGACCTGCAGGAACAGGAGATTGATGTACTGGCCGATATTGTGCTGAACCACAAACACGGCGCGGACGAACAGGAACGCATCACCGCAAGGGAAGTAAACCCCGACAACAGGAGCGAACACGCTGACCATACCATTGAAATAGATGCTTATACCAAATTCAATTTCCCCGGAAGAAAGGGCCAGTATTCAGATTTTATCTGGGACCAGCATTGTTTCACAGGCGTGAGCGACAGGTTTGAAGACCGGGAACGCATCTTCCTCATCGAACACGGCCACCAGGAAGGTTGGGATGTGATGATGGACGATGAAATGGGCAATTTCGACTACCTGATGGGCGCGGATATCGATTACCGGAACCCGCATGTGCGCGAAGAGTTGAAAAGATGGGGGAAATGGTATGTGGAAACCACCGGTATCAACGGGTTCAGGCTCGATGCCGTGAAACACATCAATTACCGTTTCTTCCTCGAATGGCTCCCCTACCTCAAACACGAGTTCCAGCGCGATTTCTTCTGCATCGCCGAATACTGGAGCGCGAATACAGAAAGCTTGTTGAACTGGATCGATGCCATGGAAGGCCATGCACACCTTTTTGATGTGCCGTTACATTTTAATTTTTACGAGGCTTCCATTGCCGGAGAAGATTTCGATATGCGTACCATCTTCGACAATACGCTGCTGCAAAGGAATCCCCAGCGCGCCATCACCTTCGTGGACAACCACGACAGCCAACCCTTCCAGTCGCTGGAATCCTTTGTTGAATACTGGTTCAAGCCCCTGGCCAATGCGCTTATACTGCTCCGTGAGCAAGGTATCCCCTGTGTTTTTTACCCCAGCATGTTCGGTGCTGCTTACACGGAAAAAAACGGTGAGGAAGAGGTGCAGGTTGAACTGAACGAAGTGCCCTGGATAAGGGTGATGATCAAAGTGAGGGCCCAACTCGCCTACGGTATACAACACGATTATTTCGACCACGGTAGCACCATCGGATGGGTGCGCTGGGGTGTGGATGAAATCACGCATTCAGGTTGCGCGGTGGTATTGACCAACGGTGGCGAAGGTTTCAAAAGTATGCACATGGGCGACCACCATGCGAATGCGGTTTTTGTAGATGTTACCGGTAATATCCCGGAGGAAATTACTACCAATGATGAGGGCTGGGCCGATTTCAGGGTGAATGAAAGATCGGTTTCCGTATGGGTCAGAAAAGAGGCGGCGGAACAGCTGAACTGAGTTCCACTCTTTTCATTTTTGACAGCACAGCCGCGTAATGCGGGCTGGCGGAAAGTACATTTTCATCGCCAAGCAGTATTACCTGTTGCCTTGCGCGGCTCAGGGT encodes the following:
- a CDS encoding SusC/RagA family TonB-linked outer membrane protein, with the protein product MKNYCIRIFVVLLLAGGWSLHGWAQTAGVVVKGKVTDKKTKKPVSGASVSEMDADGRIIKGAATDIEGNYVLKVTNTKNEISVSSIGYVTTAQRIGGRTTINFSLEDGAGSSMDEVVVINAKRSNNGLLPIPEKNLTTAVSRVSAKDLEEMQAVSIDQALQGRMSGVDITASSGDPGAAMNIRIRGVSSINSVGNPLIVVDGMPYETEIPGDFNFGAADEQGYAQLLNISPADILEITALKDAAATAVWGSRAANGVLVITTKRGSRGKPSITYTFKGSTSILPKPIPMLNGDQYSTLIPEGFMNRIGSTLNSQTVREFNYDPNDPYWYYNYSNNTNWVDEISRQGYLMDNTISMNGGGAKAKYFASVGYFGQTGTTLGTSLNRINTRINLDYDISEKIKIFTSFAYTHTNQNRNYLSSNEGAIRNVAYLKMPNMSVFEYDEFGNLTPNYLSPAANVQGQYSRIYNPVAMAQEAKFSVLGERIVPRFQLDYQIIRGTLRATFDVQFDINNTKNKSFLPQIATGRPNTETVVNRAYDGDIDIFNVGTKAQLLYTPTLKNLNHHLISSLTFLTSDYKAVNQEIITSNTASSLLVDPSIPSRTQNEELRAVSVVNQSRNIGAVAMMQYDFREKYIISASVRGDGNSRFGPSYRYGLFPSISARWRVSDEKFLKNFKKLDDLSFRVSYGQSGRAPRFDYTFYNKYATFNWGYLGQSGVFPSSMELKNLRWETLVGTNVGANISMFRGRLRADVDLYRNRTKDMLFEGLQISSFTGYNNVDMNVGTMDNLGWEVAVWTQPYKTKDLTIGFDFNFSQNQNIIREISEFYPASRGDVARNGEYLRLLQVDNPFGSFYGYRYNGVYKDQASTIANGSDGKPIVGPNGQPVYMRFNYPSVDYIFQPGDAMYEDINKDGNINYMDVVYLGNSNPKFTGGFGPSATWKNRLKISAFFNFRFDYDIVNGTKMTTTSMSGFDNQSTAVLRRWRKEGDITDIPRALIAGGYNWLGSDRYVEDASFLRFRTMTVRYTFQPAVLKKMKMKTLSAYVTGENLFTLTKYNGQDPEVNTRGADPFRVAIDYTMTPPSRTITIGLVAGF
- a CDS encoding SGNH/GDSL hydrolase family protein, whose translation is MKITIALFSTLLLLSFMPVQQKKRIVFFGDSITQAGANKGGYIQRIDSMLKSSGKSAGYELMGAGIGGNKIYDLYLRMEEDVLAKNPDIVVIWVGVNDVWHKRTSGTGTDPDKFLRFYNAVIKKLRDKNIKVVLCTPAAIGEKTDFTNELDGDLNKYASFIRDLAKKNDCGLIDLRKSFLDYNLKHNSENKESGILTTDRVHLNEKGNQFVAEEMMKVLF
- a CDS encoding alpha-amylase codes for the protein MPANLTILQFFHWYTPNDGNWWKHVSETAPFIKSAGFTHVWLPPAYKSGWGASEPGYAVYDLFDLGEFDQKGSVRTKHGTRDEYLKAIRDLQEQEIDVLADIVLNHKHGADEQERITAREVNPDNRSEHADHTIEIDAYTKFNFPGRKGQYSDFIWDQHCFTGVSDRFEDRERIFLIEHGHQEGWDVMMDDEMGNFDYLMGADIDYRNPHVREELKRWGKWYVETTGINGFRLDAVKHINYRFFLEWLPYLKHEFQRDFFCIAEYWSANTESLLNWIDAMEGHAHLFDVPLHFNFYEASIAGEDFDMRTIFDNTLLQRNPQRAITFVDNHDSQPFQSLESFVEYWFKPLANALILLREQGIPCVFYPSMFGAAYTEKNGEEEVQVELNEVPWIRVMIKVRAQLAYGIQHDYFDHGSTIGWVRWGVDEITHSGCAVVLTNGGEGFKSMHMGDHHANAVFVDVTGNIPEEITTNDEGWADFRVNERSVSVWVRKEAAEQLN
- a CDS encoding fasciclin domain-containing protein — protein: MTKPLQTIFLFLVFSLVLVHCRKKEWDEYYSRPEWLDAPIYQQLEAKGNFTQLLICIDKAKYKDILGKSGYWTFFAPHDSAFQVYLQSKNLTSARELDSATCRQIVTYCLVYNAFKKERIGDYQANTGWVANSAFKRRTAYYTGVFDDVNKDGQPVKAIASNRNNTTGLNYYVDADNNNKYIPYFVDNFLQAKNLSEADYKYFYPNTPYTGFNVVDAVVTEKDITAENGVIHVINKVITALPGLHQYIAANPQYSEFKRLFDKYLTQHVLNASVTQRYQALNGVSDQVFTQVFNSALAFSPNNENFLKQQDNDGQSNGYTMFVPTNDVLKNYINTVLLEHYKKEENLPINVIYDFINAHLWQSAVWPSKFGSTLNFLGEEARFNPASDIADKKILSNGFFYGTNKVQESNVFSSVYGKAYLDPKYSMMASLLNIELKFQVSNIYQKYTLFMLSNDVLNQAGYTVDPTVSNDVNLQWRYHPPNGGADLTGSSALVRLIRVLNLHVIPETDITNAAPYGVAMSYGGEHIRYENNTVFSSGNVDSSNVATILQTKTAKNGTVHYIDRILNFSESSIGKHIEKLGTPVGSAFNHFWQYLRNSSIYNVTTGEIQGVAAGTFYTFFIPDNAAIVAAVNAGLLPGTGTAPNKVPAFNPASLADKELVNNFIYYHILNKKAVATDGVESGAFETMYKTPNGDPTTIFVNNNVANAMTVTDVAGRSANVLIPGSNYLSTRCMIHLTNNYLTYRP
- a CDS encoding rhamnogalacturonan acetylesterase; this translates as MKRFFSLLCFTILSVITGRAQHLRFDFGNGKTEKGYTRITPDTKFNTTTGYGFLGNAAPIVSVERKGKKNLFSDYCTSSQPFFFSVILPEGNYDVTVITGDAEGPSTTTIKAECRRLMVEKAVTATGNFLRNKFTVNIRDSIIHATGEKVRLKPREKTYLHWDNALTLEFSNEAPKICGIEIKRNTSATTVFLAGNSTVVDQAQEPFAAWGQMIPAFFQPGKVVFANYAESGEALRSFASARRLDKIISLMKKGDYLFIEFAHNDQKPGSAHVEPFTTYKEQLKKYITAARSKGGIPVLVTSMHRRNFDPNGKIINTLGDYPAAMRETAREEDVALIDLNEMSKTLYEALGETPSLKAFVHYPANSFPNQPEPIKDNTHFSNYGAYELAKCMVTGIRQSIPALARQLKKDLPVFDPAEPSPAEAFVLPHSPLSPVVKPDGN